Below is a genomic region from Solidesulfovibrio fructosivorans JJ].
GATCGATGGCGCGGAGGCCCGCGAAATCTGCCCGTATCTCTCCGACCAGGTTTTGGGCGCCAGTTGGTGTCCCACCGACGGCCACGCCAACCCTCTGCTGGCGACACTGGCGTATTATCGACAGGCTCGTCGCCTCGGCGCGCGCTTCATCACCGGTGAAGAAGTGACTGCCATACGGAAGGTCCGCGGTCGAGCCAGAAAAGTCATCACAAAGACAGCTACATACGAAGCTGAAACCATCATTCTTGCAGCCGGGTTCGAAAGCCGCCCCATCGCCTCCGCCGTCGGCATCGATGTACCGATGACCAGGGCGCTGCTGGAAGTGCTGGTGACGGAAGCGCAGCCGCCCATGTTTTATCAGATGCTCGGCACTGCCGCGGCAGACTTTTACGGGCACCAGAGCACGCATGGATCGTTCGTGTTCGGCGGAATATCCGGACTGGAAAGCGTGAACAAGGACAATGGAACGCCTGTGACCAACAGCTTGACGGCCTCATGCTGCTGCAGGGGCATCATGGATTATTTCCCCTGCCTGGCGGACGCGAAGATAGTCCGCACCTGGGCCGGATGGATCGACGTCTGCGCCGATCACATTCCAGTCCTGAGCACTGTGGAGGAGGTCCCAGGGTTGATTCTTGCGTGCGGCTTTTCCGGACATGGTTTCGGTATAGCGCCTGCCGTGGGGACACTCCTGGCCCAGATGGCGGCTGGAGAAGACCCCGTGCTCGATGTCGAAGCGTTCAGGTACGACCGCTTCAAAGCCAAGATCTGAGTGCTCAAGGAATCGTCGTGAAATACAGAGTCGAACAAGACAGCCTCGGTCAGCGCCAGGTCCCTGCTTCGGCCTATTATGGGATACAGACGCTTAGGGCCATGGAAAATTTTCAGGTCACAGGCATCCCCATATCCCATTATCCCCGACAGATTCAGGGGCTGGCATGCATCAAAAAAGCTGCTGCCCTGGTCAACATGGAACTCGGGTTGCTCGATCCGGCCATGGGCGAGGCCATCGTGAAAGCGTGTCACGAAGTCCGGGCCGGCCTTCTGGATGATCAGTTCTCGGTGGACGTCATCCAGGGGGGCGCAGGGACTTCGGTGAACATGAACATGAATGAAGTCCTCGCCAACCGGGCGCTGGAAATTCTTGGCCATTCCAAGGGGGAGTATACATTCTGCCACCCCAACAACCACGTCAACCTGTCCCAATCCACCAACGACGTATACCCCACGTGCCTTCGCCTGAGTTCGATCTGGACCGGGCAGGATCTCATCCGGGCATTATACCGCCTGCGGCAGGGGTTCGATGCCAAGGGAGCCGAGTTCTCCGACGTGATCAAGATGGGAAGGACCCAGCTCCAGGACGCCGTCCCGATGACCCTGGGGCAGGAATTCTCCGCATACGGGGTCACCATCGGTGAAGACATCCAACGTCTCGAGGAAGTCCTTGATCTTTTGCTGGAGATCAATATGGGCGGCACGGCCATCGGGACAGGCATCAATACCAAGCCTGGTTACGCCCCCATGGTCTGCGAACAACTGGCCCACATTACGGGCCTGCCCCTCGTCAAATCGGCAGACCTGGTTGAGGCGAGCAGTGATACGGGCGTTTTCGTGCAGCTTTCAGGCGTCCTCAAGCGCATCGCCGTCAAGTTGTCCAAGATCTGCAACGACCTTCGCCTGCTCTCCTCCGGTCCTTTTGCCGGGCTCAACGAAATCAACCTCCCCCCCATGCAGCCGGGGTCTTCCATCATGCCCGGAAAGGTCAATCCCGTTATCCCGGAGGTGGTCAACCAAGTCTGTTTTCGGGTCATCGGGAACGATCTGACGGTGACCATGGCTGCCGAGGCCGGACAGCTTGAGCTCAACGTGTTCGAGCCAATCATCGCCTTCAACATATTCCAGTCCATGGACATGCTCACCAGAGCTTCGGTCATTTTGCGGGAACGGTGCCTGCTGGGAATCACCGCCAACCGGGAACGATGTCTGGAGTTGGTCCACGGCTCGGCCGGTATCGTGACCATCCTGGTCCCCTACCTCGGCTATGACGAGGCGGCCTGCATTGCCAAGGAAGCTCAATGCTCAGGGAGAGCGGCATACGACTTGATACTCGAGAAAGGGATCATGACCTCGTCCCTTCTCAAAGACATTCTGGACCCGGCCAAGATGACCGGTCCACGCATGATTCCCAGGGAGAGAAAATACGACAGGCTTCAAGGATAACATGTACTAAGATAACATGTACTAACCGGGAGTACGCTATGAAGGCAGAGCTACGAAAAACCCTCGGTTTCTTTTCCTGCTTTTCCGTTGCAGTGGGATTGGTTGTTGCTTCCAGCACTCTGGTCTCTCTTGGCCAGGGAATGGGGTTGGCTGGAGGCGGATTCATCATTGCCATGGCAGCGGCCTGGGTCCTGCAGTTGTTTTCCGCGCAAAGTTACGCGGAACTCTCCTGCATGATGCCCCACGCCGGAGGCATCAGGTCCTACACCAAGGTCTCCATGGGCTCGCTGCCCGCAATGGCCGCAGTGATACTAGCCTATATCATCCCCAACCTCTTTGCCGCGCCGGCGGAACTGGCGGTGGCAGGGACGGTCATCAAAGAAACCTTTGTCCCCGGTATCCCTTCCATCGTCTGTGGAGGGCTGCTTCTGGCTCTGCTGACCATTACTAATGTCATAGGCGTGGATGTCTTCGCCAAGCTTCAGATAGCCTTCACGCTGACCATGATGATCTCCATGGCCCTGCTCGGCATTATCGGCCTGACTGGAATTGGCGCCCGGCCTGCACCGGACCTGCCGAACATGCCGTTCAATCCGATGGGAATAGGCGTACTCGGCCTGACGGCGTTGGCCATCTGGCTGTACATAGGCATCGAGTTCGTCACGCCGATGGCCCAGGAAGCCAGGCAGGCCGAGAAAAACATTCCCCGTGCCATGTTTTACGGACTCTTGGCGATCTTTTGTGTCAATCTTGTGTACGGATATGCTTCGCTTAAGTATGTCCCGGCGGAGCAGTTGGCCAACTCCAATCATCCCCACGTGGACATGGCTCTGGCCATGCTCGGCAAGCCCGGCATGATTTGGATCGCCATCGTCTCTGTCTTCGCCAGCGCCAGCACCATCAACACCGTTATCGGCGTCGTCCCACGCATGCTGTACGGGATGGCCGTCAGCCGCGAGCTGCCTGCAGTCTTTCGATCCATTCACCCCCGCTTCCATACACCATGGATAGGTATTTTGTTCATGGCCGGCTGCATAAGCCTGTTTTTCTTCGGAGGCATATATAAAGCGCCCAATCTTATTGTCTACATCCTGGCCGCTTGCTGCTCATGGCTGTTTGCCTACATCATCGCCCACCTCGACGTCATCATCCTTCGCCGCCGCTATCCGCATTTCAAGCGTCCGTACAAGGCCCCGTTTTATCCGATTCCGCAGATTATCGGCGCCCTCGGTATGGGGTACGCCATCGTGAACATTGCGCCCGTCCCCGAGATGGAAAGCACTATTTTCCGCCTTGTCGGCATTATGGTCGCCGGAACGTTCGTCTATGTAATCTTCTGGCTGCGCTTTATCGCCAAGGAGCCCATGTTCCGTCCCATGCCCATGCAGGATGCGCAAGAGGAATGGGGCCTCGTGGAAAAAGAGCTCTACCCAAACGGCATTCCGGCAACTTTTGTTATCAATCCCGGCTGCATCCCAAACTGCGGTTCGGACATCAACCCGGTTGCAGCTGTCTCAACCGACAAGTAGTCACAACTCCTGGGAGGCATCATGTATCTTATTCAGTCAATCATTCGTCCGGAAAAAATACTTGAAGTGGCCGAGGCCCTCGCTGCAATCGGCGTGTACGGCATGACCAAATTCTCGGTTGTCGGGCGTGGCAAGCAAAGCGGCCTCAAAGTCGGGGACATTATGTACAAGGATATGCCCAAGGAAATAGTCCAGACGATTGTCGACGCAGAACAGAAGGATGCCGCTGTGGCAACGATCATGAAGGTGGCGCGCACCGGAGAAGGGAACCATGGTGATGGCCGTGTATTTGTCATTCCTGTGGCCGAGGCTTACACCATCCGCTCTGGAGACCGAAACTATTAATCGGCAATCAAGGGGCAACGATGTTCAAATCAATCAGGAACCGTCATAATGCCGCTAACGAGGCCATCCTTGGGACGTCACGCCTCTTTGCCGGACTGTGGGGCGATGTCAAACTGGCCGACAATGGCGACGTACATTTTACTGGTCTACCGAAGGAGCTGCAGGGATTAACCGCAACCCAGACCTGGCAACGGCAGCTTCTTGGAGGAAGCATGTCCATCAATCTATGCCTGCGACGGGAGATTTCCTCCTCAGGGCACGGCACGCTCCGCTTTTGCGGTGGCAAGTTCCGCCACAAAGGCAACAGCACCATGGCGCACGACCTGATTGATCACCTGCACGCGGACGCGTCCCTCATGACCGAACTGCGGCATCTCGATCTGGCCGCACTGATCATCACGCTCTCCGGTAGCCAAGCGACAATCATGCTCACCCCGTACGGGGGCGGGCTGGCCTTTCTGGTGATGCCGCCCGTCCGCTACGCCGTCGCGTTTCCTCCTGATCAGATAGCCATGACAGCGAGGGTGGTCACGCGGCTGGAACGTATCGTCAGCGGACAAAGCCGCGACAGGGGCTCGCGCATGACTCACTGAAAACAAGTACCTTTTGTCCGATCGGCTCGGTTCGCTTGCCCGGCTAGTTCTTGCGGTAATCCTCGTCCAGGGATCAGGCTTCGGTGCCGACGACGAGAAATCGGGACAGTGTTCGTTCACCTGCTTCCGATTTTTTCAGAGGATGCATCGGTAATGTCCGAAAGTCCGGGTAGAGGCAGGTTTCCAGGAGAGGGAGGAAGGCCAAATGCCCACCACCTCTTGAAAATCCCAGTTCTAGATGAAATTATTAGAATTTTCGGCGACGACGCAACATTGTTGTGCTTTGAAAAGGCTGGCGAATTCTGCCATCGACGTCTCGTAGCAGAGTGGATCGAGAAGGGTACTGGGGTTGAAGTGCCGGAGCTTCAATTCTGATCGGCTATACGCCCAACCTCGCGGCGCGCAGCCTGCGTTCCAAGCGCTCGAACAGCATCGGGCTTATCGTGGCCGACATCCAGAACCCCTTCTTCGCCATGGTCACCCGGGCCGTGGAAGACGTGGCCCAGGCCAACGACTACAGCGTCCTTTTGTGCAACACGGACGAGGATCCGGACAAGGAGCGCACCTATCTGGAACTCATGCGAAACGGCAACGCCGCCGGCGTCATCCTGG
It encodes:
- a CDS encoding APC family permease; translation: MKAELRKTLGFFSCFSVAVGLVVASSTLVSLGQGMGLAGGGFIIAMAAAWVLQLFSAQSYAELSCMMPHAGGIRSYTKVSMGSLPAMAAVILAYIIPNLFAAPAELAVAGTVIKETFVPGIPSIVCGGLLLALLTITNVIGVDVFAKLQIAFTLTMMISMALLGIIGLTGIGARPAPDLPNMPFNPMGIGVLGLTALAIWLYIGIEFVTPMAQEARQAEKNIPRAMFYGLLAIFCVNLVYGYASLKYVPAEQLANSNHPHVDMALAMLGKPGMIWIAIVSVFASASTINTVIGVVPRMLYGMAVSRELPAVFRSIHPRFHTPWIGILFMAGCISLFFFGGIYKAPNLIVYILAACCSWLFAYIIAHLDVIILRRRYPHFKRPYKAPFYPIPQIIGALGMGYAIVNIAPVPEMESTIFRLVGIMVAGTFVYVIFWLRFIAKEPMFRPMPMQDAQEEWGLVEKELYPNGIPATFVINPGCIPNCGSDINPVAAVSTDK
- the aspA gene encoding aspartate ammonia-lyase, translating into MKYRVEQDSLGQRQVPASAYYGIQTLRAMENFQVTGIPISHYPRQIQGLACIKKAAALVNMELGLLDPAMGEAIVKACHEVRAGLLDDQFSVDVIQGGAGTSVNMNMNEVLANRALEILGHSKGEYTFCHPNNHVNLSQSTNDVYPTCLRLSSIWTGQDLIRALYRLRQGFDAKGAEFSDVIKMGRTQLQDAVPMTLGQEFSAYGVTIGEDIQRLEEVLDLLLEINMGGTAIGTGINTKPGYAPMVCEQLAHITGLPLVKSADLVEASSDTGVFVQLSGVLKRIAVKLSKICNDLRLLSSGPFAGLNEINLPPMQPGSSIMPGKVNPVIPEVVNQVCFRVIGNDLTVTMAAEAGQLELNVFEPIIAFNIFQSMDMLTRASVILRERCLLGITANRERCLELVHGSAGIVTILVPYLGYDEAACIAKEAQCSGRAAYDLILEKGIMTSSLLKDILDPAKMTGPRMIPRERKYDRLQG
- a CDS encoding NAD(P)/FAD-dependent oxidoreductase produces the protein MSNNTDVLIIGSGITGNATAYYLTRKGLSVTVLEKSPHIGNGGSTRNGGGVRQSGRDKRELPLAIYAVQNLWPTLSDELEMDVEYYQAGNLRLGKTDAHMTTLVGLTEKARSTGLDVRMIDGAEAREICPYLSDQVLGASWCPTDGHANPLLATLAYYRQARRLGARFITGEEVTAIRKVRGRARKVITKTATYEAETIILAAGFESRPIASAVGIDVPMTRALLEVLVTEAQPPMFYQMLGTAAADFYGHQSTHGSFVFGGISGLESVNKDNGTPVTNSLTASCCCRGIMDYFPCLADAKIVRTWAGWIDVCADHIPVLSTVEEVPGLILACGFSGHGFGIAPAVGTLLAQMAAGEDPVLDVEAFRYDRFKAKI
- a CDS encoding P-II family nitrogen regulator, which codes for MYLIQSIIRPEKILEVAEALAAIGVYGMTKFSVVGRGKQSGLKVGDIMYKDMPKEIVQTIVDAEQKDAAVATIMKVARTGEGNHGDGRVFVIPVAEAYTIRSGDRNY
- a CDS encoding DUF3156 family protein: MFKSIRNRHNAANEAILGTSRLFAGLWGDVKLADNGDVHFTGLPKELQGLTATQTWQRQLLGGSMSINLCLRREISSSGHGTLRFCGGKFRHKGNSTMAHDLIDHLHADASLMTELRHLDLAALIITLSGSQATIMLTPYGGGLAFLVMPPVRYAVAFPPDQIAMTARVVTRLERIVSGQSRDRGSRMTH